In Plasmodium gaboni strain SY75 chromosome 7, whole genome shotgun sequence, the following are encoded in one genomic region:
- a CDS encoding putative eukaryotic translation initiation factor 2 alpha subunit: MTEMRVKADLGDCRFYKKKFPEVDDLIMVKVNRIEDMGAYVSILEYNDMEGMILMSELSKRRFRSVNKLIRVGRHEVVLVLRVDSQKGYIDLSKRRVSPKDIIKCEEKFSKSKKVHQTVRHVAKEHGITVEELNEKAIWPLYERYGHALDALKEATMNPENVFKGLDISEEIKNSLLKDIKLRLTPQALKLRGRIDVWCFGYEGIDAVKEALKKGKEISNDKVSINIKLIAPPQYVIVTSCHDKDLGMSKIQEAMKVISDKIKEYKGGDFKQQGEILVIGGDEEKRLEELLDKHDGISSDDDDYNSSDEDDENSSDEDENTSEEEEEEED; this comes from the exons ATGACTGAAATGCGAGTTAAAGCTGATTTGGGGGACTGCcgtttttataaaaaaaagttcCCCGAAGTAGATGATTTGATTATGGTTAAGGTTAATAGAATTGAGGATATGGGAGCTTACGTTTCTATATTGGAATATAACGATATGGAAG GTATGATTTTAATGTCCGAACTCTCCAAAAGAAGATTCAGAAGTGTTAACAAATTAATACGTGTAGGTAGGCATGAAGTGGTACTTGTTTTAAGAGTCGATAGCCAAAAAGGATATATCGATTTATCAAAAAGAAGAGTATCTCcaaaagatataataaaatgtgAAGAAAAATTTTCAAAGTCTAAAAAGGTACACCAGACCGTACGACATGTAGCTAAAGAACATGGTATTACTGTAGAAgaattaaatgaaaaagcTATTTGGCCATTATATGAAAGATATGGACATGCTTTAGATGCATTGAAAGAAGCTACTATGAATCCAGAAAATGTATTTAAAGGATTAGATATATCagaagaaattaaaaattctttattaaaagatattaaACTAAGACTTACTCCACAAGCATTAAAATTAAGAGGCAGAATTGACGTGTGGTGTTTTGGATATGAAGGTATTGATGCTGTTAAAGAAGCTCTCaaaaaaggaaaagaaatatcaaatgataaagtttctattaatataaaattaattgCTCCACCTCAATATGTTATTGTTACTTCTTGTCATGATAAAGATCTTGGTATGTCAAAAATTCAAGAAGCTATGAAAGTTATAAGtgataaaattaaagaatataaagGAGGTGATTTTAAACAACAAGGAGAAATATTAGTTATTGGAGGGGATGAAGAAAAACGTCTAGAAGAATTATTAGATAAGCATGATGGAATATCAAgtgatgatgatgattATAATTCAAGTGATGAGGATGACGAAAATTCGAGTGATGAAGATGAAAATACAAGTGAAGAAGAAGAGGAAGAAGAAGattaa